The genomic DNA TTTTCTCGATCGCTTCGTTTATCGTGCCGATCCCTTCGATCAGACGTGCCGTACCGGCCTCCTGATCAACCGTCGCATCATTGAGGGCGGCGTTCACCTTCTGCAGTTCCCTGATCGCCATCAGGATCTGTTCGAGACTCCTGCTCTGGTCGGCGGTCGCCTGCTCGATCCGTTCGACCATTTCGGTCGATCTCCTCGAACTCTCCAGGATTTCCTCCAGCGCTCCACCGGCCTTGGCCGCCACCCGCCCCCCCTCGTGGACGATCTCCGAGGTCTGTTTCGTTTCCTGTACCGCGCTGCCTATTTCGTGCTGAATGGAGATGATGATATCCTCAATGTCCCTGGTGAAGTCGGCAGTCCTGTCGGAAAAATTCTTCATCTCGTTGGCCACCACGGCAAAGCTTTTTCCATGCTCCCCAGCCTGGGCTGCTATGATGGAGGCGTTGAGAGCAAGGAGCTTCGTCTGGTCGGTAATCTGCCGGATCACCAGGACAATGCCGGCTATGTCCTTCGACTTGTTCCCCAGCCGTGAAATGGAAGAGGTAAGGGCATCGACCAGGTGTTCGATCCTGTGCATGCTGGTCATGACCTCTGACACCGCACCCATACCCTTTTCGGAAATTACCCGGGTCGTATGGGCGCTCAGTTCGCTCGATTCCTTCACGACCGTCTCTATCTCCCTGACGGACGTGCTGGCGCTTTCCACGGAGGATGAAGCATCCTCCACCGCCCGCGACGCCTTCGCCGCCACTACCGCCACATTACGCGCCGAAAGGCCGAGCTCCACAACCGTCTTCTGATAGGTGGCCGCATTTACGTTCAGACTGTCGACCTCGACGGCTATCTCCGCCGAAGCGCCCCCTATCTCGGAAAGGGAGAGGGTGTTCTCGTTGGAAAGATCGAGAAGGCTGTTACTGTTCTCGATGATGTGTATCTGCGAAGCCGAGGCATCCTGAACCGCCATCGATATCTGTTCCGTCGATTCGTGCTGGCGGATTAGCCTTTCTTCCACGGCCTGGAAGTTGCCGGTAAGACGGATGGAGGTGCTGGCCACGCTCCCGGACAGAGACTTGATCCTGCTTATGTTGGAAGCGAGCCGCTCCACCAGGAAATTGAGGCCGTTGGCGATCAGGGATATTTCATCCTGCTGCCGGAACTGGACCCGCTGCGTAAGGTCCCCCTCGGTTATCCGGTCGAGACATCCGCTGATGACGGAGATCCGTCTCCCCACGTCACGGTTGAAGAAGTAGTAGATGAGCAGGCCGAGAACCACGAAAACCACTATCTGCAATACGAGAGTGGTGATCAGATGGTGGAACACCTTCTCCATCGAAGGGTCGAGGCTATAGCGAAGAACCAGCTTCCCGACCACATCCACTCCGGACCTCACCGGCAGTTCTATAATCCCTGTTTTCAAAGAGGCAACCGGGTTCTTTTTTTTGAAGACCTGTATGTTGTTCGCGTCGTGAAGTGAAACCTCCGAAACGTCCTCGTCCTTCACGACCTCGTCCATCACCATCCCGAGGTAGGTAAAATCGAATGTGGAAAGAGCGGTGGCGGAAGTGGTCGAGAGGAGCTTTGCGCTGAGGAGCGCCTTCTGGCGAGTTCCCTCCTCCATCTCCCCTTTGTCATGCCGGTAGGAAGAAAACAGAATGACGAACTGTCCGAGAAACAGGACGAGCAGGACCTGCAGAATGAATTTTTGCGATAGGGTCGCCTTAAGCATGCATCATCTTTTCAAAAGTTGAAATCGGCGGGTACCGCCTTGGATTTTCGTATAATGGCCTGCCCCTGGGGGGATTTGATGAAAGAAAGGAATCTTTTCACCCCCTCGCCACGGTTCTTCCCCAGCACCAGGTTGAGATGCTGGATGAGGGGCCAGTTCCTGATGGACGCTTCCGCATTCTTGCCGTCAAGGATTAACGCCTTCACCTTGCCTCCGCTGTGGACTATGGCATCGGCTTCAATGAACCCGATGGCATTCGGCTTCGTCAAGAGCGCAGCGAGCATGTCGGCCGTCTTGGGCAGCGACACCACCTCCCCCGACTCTTTCAGGTCGCTGAAACACTCTATCCCCCTTCGCAGCGCGGCCTTTGTCGAATCGCTTTCGGGGCGGGTCAGGGGAAGAATCCGGGCATCCGGCCCCGAAAGCTGCTTCCAGTTTGTGATCTTTCCCGTGTAGATGTCGCACAGCTGCCGGCTCGACAGCTGCCTGACCGGCACGGAAGAGTTCACCGCTATGATGGCGGCGGTCCTAGCGATTTCCAGCGGCAGCACGGGAAGCGCCTTCTGCTCCGGCGTCAGATCGGTGGCGGACATGGCTATGTCGACTCCCCCGTTCATCAGGGCGATGATCCCCCCCGGTTGCCCCAGCGACTTCTGGTTAACCTCGACACTATCGCCTGGATTTTTCTTCATGTAGGCTTTCGCGAGGTCGGTGACCAGTGGAATCATTCCGCCTGAACCGCCTATCCGGATCGTTTCCGCCCCTGCGTTGCCGGCAGCGGAAATTGAAATCAATAAAGCAATCAGAACGCCAACTTTCACTCGGAACTCCTTACCTGAGGGTTACAGTAGCTTATCGTGCAGATGCTCGATCACTTTAGGATATTCATGAATCCGAGGCCTTCCGGCCTTCCGATACCCGTGGTGGAAAAGACTTCATTTATGTGAGTGAGGCAGTCCCTTCGACTACACCGCAAGCCGGAACTGCCCGACTATGCCCTGCAACTCATCCGCGAGACCCGCAAGCTGCTGGGCTGCACCGGCGGATTCCTGAGCCCCCCGTGCCGACTGCTGCACCACCTCCGTTATCTGAAGGATGTTGGTGGCGACCTCGCTGGTCGTAGCCGTCTGCTGCTCCGCTGCGGTGGCTATCTGGCTTACCTGCATCGAAACCTCATTGATACGGGAGAGTATCTCCTCCAGCGCTTCTCCCGATTTCAACGCGGATGCGGCCCCCTTCTCCGC from Geobacter sp. DSM 9736 includes the following:
- a CDS encoding substrate-binding domain-containing protein, translated to MKVGVLIALLISISAAGNAGAETIRIGGSGGMIPLVTDLAKAYMKKNPGDSVEVNQKSLGQPGGIIALMNGGVDIAMSATDLTPEQKALPVLPLEIARTAAIIAVNSSVPVRQLSSRQLCDIYTGKITNWKQLSGPDARILPLTRPESDSTKAALRRGIECFSDLKESGEVVSLPKTADMLAALLTKPNAIGFIEADAIVHSGGKVKALILDGKNAEASIRNWPLIQHLNLVLGKNRGEGVKRFLSFIKSPQGQAIIRKSKAVPADFNF
- a CDS encoding methyl-accepting chemotaxis protein, giving the protein MLKATLSQKFILQVLLVLFLGQFVILFSSYRHDKGEMEEGTRQKALLSAKLLSTTSATALSTFDFTYLGMVMDEVVKDEDVSEVSLHDANNIQVFKKKNPVASLKTGIIELPVRSGVDVVGKLVLRYSLDPSMEKVFHHLITTLVLQIVVFVVLGLLIYYFFNRDVGRRISVISGCLDRITEGDLTQRVQFRQQDEISLIANGLNFLVERLASNISRIKSLSGSVASTSIRLTGNFQAVEERLIRQHESTEQISMAVQDASASQIHIIENSNSLLDLSNENTLSLSEIGGASAEIAVEVDSLNVNAATYQKTVVELGLSARNVAVVAAKASRAVEDASSSVESASTSVREIETVVKESSELSAHTTRVISEKGMGAVSEVMTSMHRIEHLVDALTSSISRLGNKSKDIAGIVLVIRQITDQTKLLALNASIIAAQAGEHGKSFAVVANEMKNFSDRTADFTRDIEDIIISIQHEIGSAVQETKQTSEIVHEGGRVAAKAGGALEEILESSRRSTEMVERIEQATADQSRSLEQILMAIRELQKVNAALNDATVDQEAGTARLIEGIGTINEAIEKTRRATEEQASTIDSIVGNLGVANEKTAEIVSASSEQQAVNDAIRSSLEQVVQVNVSTLAELRGASAAITEISDEIGLLHKEIKMFRTVEDAVPNPSAV